gatcaaaaagaaaaggtgacttggaacaccataaCTCAATTTCAAGTAACGACTCTGAAAAAAAATCCCTTAATCAATATCGTCACTTAATTTTGAAAATCCCTTCCGCCGTGTGTGAAAAAGGGGTATGACAAATACATAATACGTTACTGTTTctactaattttgtaaaaatattatttttgtgaattaaattaaataagtcaatttgaacaataattcactaaaattaatattatcacAATGTTAATCACAAATATACCTATTActagttaaaaagaaaaagaaactaataatttatatggaattataataaaataaaactttatatactCAAACAATCTGTTGAACAAATGAGTAATTCATGTAAAGTTATTTGTAATACAAATCTTTGTAAACTGACCATTTAATTTAacatttatataaattgatgtCTTTTTTTGGATTTATAATTGGTATACAAGACGCACAtgtaaaacacaaaataattaagaaacaGTTACGTTAACATGCTATTTGTACAGCAGGATTCACATTCAAATTCACAagctaattattttttgagatcgttttattagtattttaattgTAAGCTAGAATATATATTTAGCTATTTTCTCCGTTACATGACTAGACATGAATTCCTTCAAATTGTTCAACCGAATTTGTAAACCTGGTTACGCATACATAAATACTTGTTGATgtcttgttaattaatttttttttacccaaAAATTCTACATTTAATTGGTTGATGAAGAAGAGGTTTTAAATTAAACAGATTTGGTTGAAGAAAAAATAACCTAGCCAGGAAGAAATTGATCGATGGATGACATGAATTGACAACATACATACAAATGTTAGATGAGTTGCCAACTTTTCAGTTGCAAACTAATGGACATGATAAATCCATATCCGGATAAACTAGGCaacttaattattaattatattgtaaagcgaaaaagaaaaagtagaagCAATGGTACTCGAAATTTTTTTACCAATGACTGCAGGAGATTCAGAATGCTGTTATGCCAATAATTCAATCCTTCAGGTAAGTTCAACCAAAACCAAAAAAGTGTATTCATTCAATTCTTAATATGTACAAATTAATCTCTATACTTGCTCTGTTATATTAgtggttcttttttttttatttcaattttccaCATGCATCacatgacattttgatttaaaatttcaaataaaaatgttgaactcaaataataataataataatatcgaTGATATTAGTGAGTGATTTGTTGTGTTTGTATTAATTTTCAGAGAAGAGTGATAGAAAAGTCAAAGCCTTTATTAGAAGAAAGTGtaaaaaatatgttgaagaaTATCGGTATTTTTCCGAAGTGTTTGAGAGTAGCAGATCTGGGTTGTTCTTCAGGAGGAAATACACTTTTATGTATGAGCAATGTCATTGATACAGTTGATAATTTGTGCAAACAGAACAAGTTTGAACCATTAGAATTTCAAGTGTATTTGAATGATCTTCCAGATAATGATTTCAATAACGTCTTCAAATCAATTCCatcatttcttgaaaaatatgggAATAAATGTTACGTAGCAGGAGTTGCTGGTTCTTTTTATCAAAGGCTTTTTCCTTCAAACACCTTGAACTTTGTTCATTCTTCTTATAGTCTCCATTGGCTTTCTCAGGTATGTAAATAATCATCAActttttgtatttaattaatttgtttcataatatatactattaatttattaattaattcgtAGGTTCCGAAAGGGTTGGACTACTGTAACAAAAAAAGTATACTCATATCACAATCAAGTCCTCCACAAGTAGTGGAAGCATATTCCAATCAATTCAACAAGGATTTTTCAAGCTTTCTATGCTTTCGTTCTCAAGAAGTAATGAGTGGAGGGCATATGGTCCTTGTGTATGTTGGCAGGAGCAATCCAGATCCAAGAAGCTATGATTCTTGCTGTTTGATGGATTTACTAACAAACTCACTTCTTCATTTAGCAGCGCAGGTTgtatatctaatatatatatatatatatatatatatattaacttgtgAACCCCTaacaaatttgataaaaaaaaatccaaactcCTAATCCAGGCTCTGCTTCTCGCTTTCTCACGTCCTCACTCAActaacatatttttctttttttgtttaaatggaAGCAGGGCAAGATCAAAGAGGATGAAATTGATTCATTTAACATTCCTTCTTATGCAccatatgaagaagagataaaGAAGATTATACAAATGGAAGGATCATTTAGTCTAGAAAAACTTGAAACATTTGAGAGTGATATGACTGCCATTGACAAACCTTTTGAGGATATTGCCAAGTTAGTAGTTAAGACTATAAGAGCGGTAACTGAGGTTATGTTGGCTTCTCATTTTGGAAACTCCATAATTCATCATTTATTCGACATATATGAAAACCATGTCACACAATACCTATCCATGGGAAATACCATCAAGTTCTTCAATATTTGTTTATGCTTGcggaaaaaataaatgatacacAAGTTATGTTGCTAGCATGTACTCAATGAAATACTTAAAAATAGTGCATGCCCCAACAaagtaattattaaaattaatgtgTTTGTATGAGATGTTGTTTAACATGTAACATCAAtcctataaatattaaatctattactttttctatttaaCAGCTTATTTgaccaaatttttaaaaataaatttgttttgaaaagtatcttttgtattttaaaaataaaattagcttATTACTAAAAGCGTTTAAACTGTGCAGCATAGACAGAGTTATACTAACATTTTATATAGCAATAGGAATCATTTAGAATCCCTTTCTTTTGATATCCCCAATCTAATTGAATTTCGGAAGTGAATTCATTCCACGGGCCTGATGATATACAGTATTACGGAAAGGAATTGACATGAATTTCAACTCATTTCAAGGGTAGAAGTTCGTTCTTGCAAGGTCCCTACTTATTCTCCTTTGGTAGACCCTTCAAACTGTTAGGaccgagaaatataccaaaagacacaaagatttaacgtggttcggtcaatcgacctacgtccacaaaggagatgagcaatccagtataaatatgagagtagaaaatacagagggaaacaacctcaaccaaattcactcagaatacatgggaggttcacacaagtgataacgtatcaagcttgtgacccacaatttctccccctaaccaaaactctcaaatccctttaagactacattgtgaatgctgattaagttataAGGAatattcctctatttatagagtcgtaaaccttttcctaccagaaaaaggattagtcactataaaaccttttcctaaatggaaaacctatttatggtaagaaatcagggcaaataaaacccaacaaatctcctcCTTGGCCtaaatttctgacaaaataaatttgtccaccttcttcacttaaccttcaacaacttgcttctcctctccataatctcctttgcaaaatttatgtctcaacatagagaacctctctgaaacaatttctccaacaaaatcttcattactgtcaaaaaggttgcagCTAGAAGAACACCCGTCAAGAtaaacacctctttctaacctggttcaatcatcgattatcgagcCACTTaacctgactccatcattgaatctggctctgataccacttgttaggaccaaAATTAAGCAGGTGTAAaagcggaagctagcaaagcaaatctcaaaagaccacgagtaagaagacaacgagaaatataccaaaagacacaaagatttaacgtggttcggtcaatcgacctacgtccacaaaggagatgagcaatccactataaataggagagtacaaaatacagagggaaacaacctcaaccaaattcactcagaatacatgggaggttcacacaagtgataacgtatcaagcttgtgacccacaatttctccccctaaccaaaactctcaaagccctttaagactacattgtgaatgctgattatgttagaaggaacatgcctctatttataaagtcctaaaccttttcctaccagtaaaaggattagtcaatccaaaaccttttctcTAAAGGGAAACCTATTTATGCTAAAAAATTacggcaaataaaacccaacacaaACACAACCTCTTGTACTATCTTCTTAACCACCTTACGGgggctctctctctctctcttttttttctttctttttttgtttgtacACATAACTTCTCCTCTGAATCTAACATACTGCACACATGCAGCCTGTTggtaattttaaaaaggaaaaacggtctaaaatatccttaaacaatagaaaaagatttaaaaatacCCTTTATCCATCTATTGGGTTAAAAATACTCCTACATCCATCTTTATGACTCATTTTACCCTTAAAACTATCAgccatttctttatttatttttttagaaatggtttattagtgttattttattattggtagaattaaaaaaaacattacccTCACCAAATGTAAAtcagatgaaaatgaaaaagggCTAAGAACTTGAAATGGAGAAAAGATAAAAGTGAACTGaaagattcaaatcttttttagtaactaatttttattaaaaaattatacttatttCTGTCACATTTATATTTAGTAGTGTTAtgaaagttaaaatatataaatgattgTTAAAACTATATAGCCGGAATCAATGTCGAATTATCTCCATTGTCGAAATAAATGGAGATACTCAGAGAAAATTTTATCACTTAACATTGAGCAGcttgcaatatatatatatatatatatatatatatatatatatatatatatcaccatATATTTACCATCATTCCCATAAGCACATTAAACAATATCATCCACAAAGCTTCCCATATATTCTCCTTTACCGAATATGCATGGTTATCACATAAGTTTATGACCAAATTCACCAGTAGCCACACCAgaattctatttttattcaattaatcCTAGAGACAGAGGAATTTAGGGTAAGATTAAACAGAGAAACAAGATGAACGGGTCAATATCCAATCTTCATCTATTCCATCAATATATATGTTTTCAAAAAccaacaaaattttttttttttgactttagTAAGTACaagctttttaaaaataaaatttggttaTCGGAAAGTTGGTACTTGTTGGATCTTTGTTTCCTCTCATTATCAAGATCTTAacctttttttatttgctaatatgtaatttttgtttcatctttttTGCCATATGATCAACTTTGGTGGGgtgagattttttattttacccaataataaataacacaaaataaataattttaaaaaataaaataaagaaatggtTGTTAGTTTTTAAGGGAAAAAATGAGCCAAAAGATGAATAGAGGGGTATTTTTAACCCAATAGATGGATGAAGGGTATTTTTAGACCTTCTTCTACAGTTTGAGGGTATTTTTGgtccttttcccttttaaaaataaaagtatatctTAAAACAGAGAAATAGTATAGCAATAGAAGAACATTTTCATTGATGTCTACCgttactatttttaaaatttggaataaaacaaaaatacttGAATATACCATCCTACCAAATTTACTAATTAACTCTTAAAAGTAGAAATAAATGGCTAATAACGAATTGATTAAGTTTTATTCAAAACAGAAACTGCAAAATAGTTTTTACAATAATTCAAAAGCAAATTTCTAACctcttttcttcatttcaaaattaCAAATTCTATTTTTGTATGATAAACTCAAACTTCGTGATCGGTAAAGCCTTAGTGAATATATTAGTCAATTGTTCTTCCATCTTGTGGTATTACAGAGTCATTTTTTCACCCTTTTGTATTTCTCTTAAGAAGAAAAACTTGATGTTGAAGTGCTTAACTAGTTTTTTCATGAAACACAATAACTAGTATTATTTGGTTGTCTACCAACACTTCAATATTAATGCTTCCTTCCAGTTTCATATGCAGATCAATCAAATATTTCTTCAGCCACAATgctatttattattgttatagcTGCTACTTACTCAACTTCGACAGTGAATTAAGCCACAATATCTTGTTTCTTATAATTCATGTGAAAATTCTAGAACAAGGACTGAAATAGTACCCTGAAGTATTTAATGAATCATCTGTACGGATTTTAATAATTGTTAAAACATAAACAATCTATACATTTATAAATCCTATCAATTATTCATGATCGTAGAACTATATGATTTTCATGGTTCACCTATCGTTGTCACTGTTCACCTATCGTTGCAATTGACGTTACTACCGTAGCCATAGGTCTAAGGCTATGGTTAGAACAACCGCTACAACAGATCGCGTAGCAATAGAGATATTGCTACGGTTCTATACAACAGTTCACATAATCGTAGCCATACGTTGAGCTATTGCCATGGTTCTCATTTGAATTAATTGCCAACGGTTATGGACGTACTGGTACGATTTTTAACCGTCGTAATAGAGGTTTATGCATCAGTTCTGTTAAGGCTATGGCTATAGTTTTTTTCGATTCAACACACCGTGTTCACTCTATTGCGACGATTGTTATAGGGTATTGCAACACTTTCAAACAATTGTAGAGCTGTGGGTTAATGCCTATTGCAACGGTTATTACTTGCTATTTGCAACAATTCTAATGCAACATTATTAAGCTAATATTTACCtgctatatatatactaaatcaTTCATGAGAATCaattatataacataaaaatacacataaatcGTTAACGAGAATAAATGTTCATTACCTTAATTAGAATTCAAGACCCGTTATTCTAAtatcaattaaagaaaaatatacaaatctTTTTATAGCATTCAAAAAAGGTGAAACACATGCCATAGAATTTTcaatcttcaaaaatatatgatttcttGAACATCAATAAAGTTTACACTAATATACACTTCAGCTCCTATGTCAAGTCTTCACTACTGCTTTCATCACCTTCTTCGATTTCATCACCTACATATaatcagaaaaaaatataaataatttagcaaACCTCAAATCTTGGAAATTAACAAGTATACATGTAGTTACAACCATGCATTAGCTTTTAGAATTGTTCAACCCTAAAACTTGGAAATCATGTACATGCCAATAACATTTAACTGCTAGCTGCATTCAAACTTCTACAAGCAGCAACAGAATCAAGGGACCAGACTACTATACATGCCAATAACATTCAACTGCTAGCTGCATTCAAACTTCTACCAGCAGCAGTAGAAACAAGAGACTAGACTACTATACATGCCAATAACATTCAACTGCTAGCTGCATTCAAACTTCTACAATCAGCAACAGAATCAAGAGACCAGACTACTATATATGCCAATAACATTCAACTGCTAGCTGCATTAAAACTTCTACAAGCAACAACAGAAAGAAGAGACCAGACTACTACACATGCCAATAACATTCAACTGCTAGCTGCATTTAAACTTCTACAAGCAGCAGCAAAATCAAGAGACCAGACTACGATACATGCAGTAATTAGCTAATACGTTGGCTCGACTAAACATAATCGTGAAGCTTGGATTCAACACTACAATGCTACAAGAAACCAGCAGCAGAAACAAGAGACCAGCATCAGAAACAAGAGTCCAAAATACAAGCAGTAGAAACAACACTATCATGCTACAAGAGACATGTTTAATTAACATAAAGAAGAAACCACAAGAAACAAGACTACAAGCAGCAAGTATCAATAGCATACTATTCCATTCTAATCCTATTgcaagtagcaacaacaaatatcaatcaaaacatagaattaGCAACACCAACCTTGTTTAGCCCCTTGAACAGAAGTAGATTCTCTTGGTGAAGGAGTCGACAATGCTGCCAATATGTTAGGATCAATTAATCCTGCATGCTTAAGTTATGCAATAACATCTGCAATTTCTTCTTGTCgcacaattttcttttgttcctCCATCTGTTTCTCCATTTTCTGCATCCTCTCTTGCATTTGCTGCATTACATCAGTTGTTTCACTTAAAGTTGATTCTGAATtgccaactttttttttcaaagtagtCTTTGTAACTCCTGCACCATATAGTCTTAGACGTTCTGGATGTTCAGGACCCATGACGCTTGAAAATGCATCAACATACTCACCATTTATGcttatttgtttttcaatttcctCAATTTCAGCCTACCAAAGCATATCCAACAAACACAAtcttatgaaataaataattaatctcaattaaaaaaaaaatagacaggCACATACAATTTTACTAGTAGTATCTTCATttgaggtcttgtacaaacaaCTAGGATTTCTTGTTCTTGTAACCACAAAGAGATCCTTAGATGATACTGTCTCCTTCTCTTTCTCCTAGtcaaattgaaatatatataaaaactaaaCTCACACTGGAAGAGAtccaaaagaaaatttcattaaaaaaataatatataagagAACTCACCAGCTTATTACGAACTAAAGCAAAACTCTTTTTGCCAGCAGTGTGTGGATTCATCAGTTTTTTTCGATTCTTTGCATTTGTTTCAGACATTTTCTGCAAAGAAATGAATCAGTAATGTTAATTGAAGGTATATTAGTGTTATATAGTGTACTAGACGAGGTCAATATTAGTCTGTCTTTCCtttataaaaatctatttttcctttataaCAATCTGTCAGTATCAATCATTATATAGTGTTAAGGTGTCTTGTAAAATGCATGTCACTATCAcaataaatgaagaaagaagctgCAAAATATTACAATAGAGAagagagtaaaagaaaaaaaaagtagaatatATACTATTATCACACTACTTTAGACACTAAAGTACCAACCAAGCCTCAGGTAAAGCAGAATCAATACCATTATGTCAGCAACACCGATATCACACTATGGACAATTATGTCATAGCAGACAGTGTTGGCACTTATCCAGATGCTTTAGTACCTATACTATTCAGATGGTTactatatgttttgatttacTTCTGTAGCAGTCAAAGAGAAGGTTATGCAGGCtggtactattttttttaacagcTTTTAAGTGTTGGGGGTCACTAGGTGGGAAGAAGCTGGGAAGGGAGCAAAAATCAGGAGCTATAATACAGATGCTACTTATTCAAAAAATTGAGCTTTTGAACTATATTTTTACCttgaatttttcagaattcCAATATTTGAGGAGCTCTGTAAATTGACATTCTGGAATATGACAAGGCTTTTTTGCCATTCGAACTGCACCATTGTCATATGGATCATAATAATTAAGCTTCAAATCACTTCTATGTCTTCTCCAAGCATCTCGAATTGTTACCATAGCCCAATGGTACGCAGCTTCAGGAATAATATATTTCTCCTATAATTTTGTGTGATTCAATTAGCCAGTAGAAGTAAAATacttttacaaataatttattattgtaaaCTACAAACCTTGGTAGAATCCCATAAATCCTTTTTAGTGTCCATGCTCCTCCAATCCAATATATCAAATGGGCAAAGAGTCGCATTTCTAGCCAATGTTCCTAGGAAGCTACTTAGCTCTATGACAACATCATTCGTAAGACCAACGGGTTGATTTTGACTATTCAGTATGATCATCTTACGTTCTTTTTGGGCATGAACATCATGCATTTGCGTTCTACCTCTTTTATTTGGAGTGGAAACATCTCCAGCTATaagaaaatacaagaaatataattgaaaattatgAATACATAAAATAGGTTTGTAATCTTACATGTTACCTTGTTCTTCA
The sequence above is a segment of the Solanum lycopersicum chromosome 10, SLM_r2.1 genome. Coding sequences within it:
- the LOC101260776 gene encoding benzoate carboxyl methyltransferase-like — translated: MVLEIFLPMTAGDSECCYANNSILQRRVIEKSKPLLEESVKNMLKNIGIFPKCLRVADLGCSSGGNTLLCMSNVIDTVDNLCKQNKFEPLEFQVYLNDLPDNDFNNVFKSIPSFLEKYGNKCYVAGVAGSFYQRLFPSNTLNFVHSSYSLHWLSQVPKGLDYCNKKSILISQSSPPQVVEAYSNQFNKDFSSFLCFRSQEVMSGGHMVLVYVGRSNPDPRSYDSCCLMDLLTNSLLHLAAQGKIKEDEIDSFNIPSYAPYEEEIKKIIQMEGSFSLEKLETFESDMTAIDKPFEDIAKLVVKTIRAVTEVMLASHFGNSIIHHLFDIYENHVTQYLSMGNTIKFFNICLCLRKK